ATTGCGAAAGCAGTGCTTCCGCGGTTCGATTCCTGTCGGGCAATAGACCGTAATTGAGTGTTGATTGGCGACATGGCCGAGTGGTTAGGCAGAGGTCTGCAAAACCTCGTACGGCGGTTCGAGTCCGCCTGTCGCCTCAAAATATCCGATAATAGTACAACAGTGTGTCAGTAAACAGTTCAGAGTTTTTTACTGTTTATTGACACACTGTTCTTTGATAAGCCGCGTTCGTCTAGGGGTTTAGGACGCCGCCCTTTCACGGCGGTAACACGGGTTCAAATCCCGTACGCGGTACAACATTGGTATTAAGGTAGCGAGTCACAAGTATCGAGATATACTGTCACGATACTCTCTCTTTTTTACTGGTTTTTTACATGGAGCCCGTAGCTCAGTCGGTTAGAGCGCCAGGTTGTGGCCCTGGAGGCCGTGGGTTCAATTCCCATCGGGCTCCCACATATTGTTTCAAACGGCCTCGGAGGCCGTGGGTTCTCCCACAGGGATCCCTTCGGGGAATTCCCATCGGGCTCCCCATTTTACTGATATGCCGCGTTCGTCTAGGGGTTTAGGACGCCGCCCTTTCACGGCGGTAACACGGGTTCAAATCCCGTACGCGGTACATGCACCGTAATCTGGCTAAGTTTTATATCAAAAATTAAGCTGGCACACGGGTTCTCCCGAAGGGATTCCTTTGGGGAAATCCCGTACGCGGTACAAATATTAAAAATGCCGGCTGGAGACAGCTGGCATTTTTTATTTCACCCATCTTCCTTATTTCGTACCGAAGTGCTCAGAAAGATAATTTCCGTTTACCCCCCCTTCTTCTCTATCAAACCGATTTCGCTACTCTTTTTTTATATTTCTTTCTGTACTCAATCGGCGTTAAGCCTGTTACACTGCGGAACAGATTTCTGAATGATTTAGCATCAGAATAGCCTACCTCATACATCACTTCATTGACATTTTTTTGTGATGACTCAAACTCTTTCTTTGCCGCCTCAATCTTTACTCTCTGTATATATTCAACAATTGTATTTGATGTTGCTCTTTTAAATCTTCGCTCCAGACTTCGCCGGCTTAAAGCCAGTTTATCGGCAATTTCCCCCACTGTCATCTTTTCCCGATACTGTTTCTCTATGACTTGTTGCGCCTTAATTACCAGTTCATCACCATGTTCTTTTTGTCCTTCAAAAATAATAAACGGGGACTGGCTTTCTTTGTCGATATCGATCATAAACATTTTTGAAGCCAGAATCGCGGCATCTCTTCCCGCGTTTTTTTCTATCAGGTAGAGCAGCAGGTTCAGATAGGAATAGGCCCCGCCGCTGGTGTAAATTCGGTCTTCAGCTGTCATAATCCGATCATCCACCAGGTCCACATCGGGATACATCTGCCTGAAATTCGCCGCATGAGCCCAGTGTGTGGCACACTTTTTTCCTTTCAAAAGTCCCGTTGCTGCCAGCAGGTA
The window above is part of the Rhodohalobacter sp. SW132 genome. Proteins encoded here:
- a CDS encoding GlxA family transcriptional regulator: MKHVSILIPHGHTSLVNIAGTHQIFNQVNNLAEKTIFNVHLVGLTTESKQDTGLFTVYADSTISDVNKTDLIIIPAIHTEQHEGIERNREFIPWMISHYEKGAELASFCIGAYLLAATGLLKGKKCATHWAHAANFRQMYPDVDLVDDRIMTAEDRIYTSGGAYSYLNLLLYLIEKNAGRDAAILASKMFMIDIDKESQSPFIIFEGQKEHGDELVIKAQQVIEKQYREKMTVGEIADKLALSRRSLERRFKRATSNTIVEYIQRVKIEAAKKEFESSQKNVNEVMYEVGYSDAKSFRNLFRSVTGLTPIEYRKKYKKRVAKSV